The proteins below come from a single Dermatophilaceae bacterium Soc4.6 genomic window:
- a CDS encoding response regulator transcription factor gives MGQVVTLLVLEDDDGIRAALGLAMEDEGYDVVEAASAESALVQVGRTPPDLMLVDLTLGGMDGLAFIREVRPFSRAPIIVVSARSGTDDIISALEAGADDYVTKPFQVAEIGARLRAMRRRSSDSGGGEADDAGGGAPAPLVLSSEGPLVLDVGAGVVRRGGDEVRLTITEFRLLVELASPSGRVLSRRSLLERVWDRDYFGDERIVDVHVRRLRTKIERDPAAPVLVVTVRGQGYRLDTG, from the coding sequence ATGGGGCAGGTGGTGACGCTCCTGGTGCTCGAGGACGACGACGGCATCCGCGCTGCCCTGGGGCTGGCCATGGAGGACGAGGGCTACGACGTGGTCGAGGCGGCGAGCGCCGAGTCGGCCCTCGTGCAGGTGGGCCGCACCCCGCCCGATCTCATGCTCGTCGACCTCACCCTCGGAGGGATGGACGGCCTCGCCTTCATCCGCGAGGTGCGGCCCTTCAGCCGGGCACCGATCATCGTCGTCAGCGCGCGGTCGGGCACCGACGACATCATCAGCGCCCTGGAGGCCGGGGCCGACGACTACGTGACCAAGCCGTTCCAGGTCGCCGAGATCGGGGCCCGGCTGCGGGCGATGAGACGCCGGTCGTCCGACTCGGGAGGCGGCGAAGCGGACGACGCAGGAGGCGGGGCGCCCGCCCCCCTGGTGCTCTCGAGCGAGGGGCCGCTCGTGCTCGACGTGGGAGCCGGGGTCGTGCGCCGCGGAGGCGACGAGGTGCGCCTGACCATCACGGAGTTCCGGCTGCTGGTCGAGCTGGCCTCGCCCTCGGGCCGGGTCCTGTCGCGCCGCTCCCTGCTCGAGCGGGTCTGGGACCGCGACTACTTCGGGGACGAGCGCATCGTCGACGTGCACGTGCGCCGGCTGCGTACCAAGATCGAGCGGGACCCGGCCGCACCGGTGCTCGTGGTGACGGTGCGCGGTCAGGGATACCGGCTGGACACCGGATGA
- a CDS encoding FHA domain-containing protein, whose protein sequence is MICPHGHQSQAEDFCDTCGATIDPHAQPVGSTTAAPSGQECPHCQTTNLPEALFCEACGYDFTTGALPRAASPVTAPTAPPAAAAPEQPRVAPSIPLEWVAEVWVDPDWYAGQEALEPMPSPGLPTVVPLTLRSNLVGRMSLSRSIEPDIDCTSDTGVSRRHAQLTTDGTRWFVEDLGSANGTFVGPASGPLPVDPVAVGPRTELDSDDRVYVGAWTRIVVRRAAPEEQADSV, encoded by the coding sequence ATGATCTGTCCCCACGGACACCAGTCGCAGGCCGAGGACTTCTGCGACACCTGCGGAGCCACCATCGACCCGCACGCCCAGCCGGTCGGTAGCACCACGGCGGCCCCGAGCGGCCAGGAGTGCCCGCACTGTCAGACGACCAACCTGCCGGAGGCGCTCTTCTGCGAGGCCTGCGGCTACGACTTCACGACGGGCGCACTGCCTCGGGCCGCGAGCCCTGTGACCGCACCGACTGCGCCGCCGGCGGCGGCGGCGCCCGAGCAGCCGCGGGTCGCGCCGTCGATCCCCCTGGAGTGGGTGGCCGAGGTGTGGGTCGACCCCGACTGGTATGCCGGGCAGGAGGCCCTGGAGCCGATGCCGTCACCCGGCCTGCCCACCGTCGTGCCGCTGACGCTGCGTAGCAACCTCGTCGGCCGGATGTCGCTCAGCCGCAGCATCGAGCCTGACATCGACTGCACCTCCGACACGGGCGTCAGCCGGCGCCACGCCCAGCTGACGACCGACGGCACCCGCTGGTTCGTCGAGGACCTCGGATCGGCGAACGGCACGTTCGTCGGCCCCGCCTCGGGCCCGCTGCCGGTCGACCCGGTCGCGGTCGGTCCGCGCACCGAGCTCGACAGCGACGACCGGGTCTACGTCGGGGCGTGGACCCGCATCGTGGTGCGTCGGGCCGCCCCTGAGGAGCAGGCCGACAGCGTGTAG
- a CDS encoding VWA domain-containing protein, with amino-acid sequence MAQFTAEVFQNEFLPDGGTDVHAIVRVTCRDAGQAGSGVADAAEVIIVDTSGSMGPDGIAQGRAAATAALTEILDGTWFAVIAGNHVGTLVFPYAVPGGQQMVRMDAATRTQAISAMAAFRADGGTAMGTWLTKATQVFDSVPQATQRHAILLTDGANEHESPDQLSASIAAAAGRFQCDCRGLGSRWQVDEVRRIASALMGTVDLIPSAGAMAAEFSSLVRRSMARGVAGVDLRVWSPQGALTLFVKQVAPTLEDLTSRRTSVNPLTSQFPLGAWADESRDYHVAVRLPAKSVGQEQLAARVQVALGDEIQTQALVKATWSNDDALTTRIDDQVARYTGQAELAQVIQDGLVAKAAGRDDEATSKLGRAVQLADAAGDAEMTSRLRKVVEIENAETGTVRLKKGADRLDEMALDTASTKTTRVRK; translated from the coding sequence ATGGCGCAGTTCACCGCCGAGGTCTTCCAGAACGAGTTCCTGCCCGACGGCGGCACCGACGTGCACGCCATCGTGCGCGTCACCTGCCGGGACGCGGGGCAGGCCGGCTCGGGCGTCGCCGACGCAGCCGAGGTCATCATCGTCGACACCTCCGGCTCGATGGGTCCGGACGGCATCGCCCAGGGCCGAGCCGCGGCCACGGCGGCCCTCACTGAGATCCTCGACGGCACCTGGTTCGCCGTCATCGCGGGCAACCACGTCGGCACCCTCGTCTTCCCGTACGCCGTGCCCGGCGGGCAGCAGATGGTGCGCATGGACGCGGCGACGAGGACCCAGGCCATCTCGGCCATGGCCGCCTTCCGGGCCGACGGCGGCACCGCGATGGGCACCTGGCTGACCAAGGCGACCCAGGTCTTCGACTCCGTGCCGCAGGCCACCCAGCGGCACGCGATCCTGCTCACCGACGGGGCCAACGAGCACGAGTCCCCCGACCAGCTCAGTGCGTCGATCGCCGCCGCTGCCGGCCGCTTCCAGTGCGACTGCCGGGGGCTGGGCTCGCGGTGGCAGGTCGACGAGGTGCGCCGCATCGCCTCGGCCCTGATGGGCACCGTCGACCTGATCCCCTCGGCCGGCGCGATGGCCGCGGAGTTCAGCAGCCTGGTGCGGCGCTCGATGGCTCGCGGGGTCGCCGGGGTCGACCTGCGCGTGTGGTCGCCGCAGGGCGCCCTGACGCTCTTCGTCAAGCAGGTCGCCCCCACCCTCGAGGACCTCACCTCGCGTCGCACCTCGGTCAACCCGCTCACGTCGCAGTTCCCCCTCGGGGCCTGGGCGGACGAGAGCCGCGACTACCACGTCGCGGTCCGCCTGCCGGCGAAGTCGGTGGGGCAGGAGCAGCTGGCGGCGCGGGTGCAGGTAGCGCTCGGCGACGAGATCCAGACCCAGGCCCTGGTCAAGGCCACCTGGTCGAACGACGACGCGCTCACCACCCGCATCGACGACCAGGTCGCCCGCTACACCGGGCAGGCCGAGCTGGCCCAGGTCATCCAGGACGGGCTCGTGGCCAAGGCCGCCGGCCGCGACGACGAGGCGACGTCGAAGCTCGGCCGGGCCGTCCAGCTCGCCGACGCCGCGGGCGACGCCGAGATGACGTCGCGCCTGCGCAAGGTCGTCGAGATCGAGAACGCGGAAACGGGTACCGTCCGGTTGAAGAAGGGTGCCGACCGTCTCGACGAGATGGCCCTCGACACCGCCTCCACGAAGACGACCCGGGTGAGGAAATGA
- a CDS encoding protein phosphatase 2C domain-containing protein, with protein sequence MSAPAGSTGASPTSSVSPVCQSCGAPHEPGASFCEGCGGALGPVPVVASTTPTGDPAAEDRTGWASADPVTAADGEESPLDVGWTGPVARVTTGVPPSTGPTAPTSEGATCHACAVGHVVDGYCDVCGSKGRDPRDHYEEEPAAWVAGVCDIGRRHRRNEDALALHAEAAPRSFAVLVVCDGVSNTVDSHVASLAASRAAARVLEHPLPRGVGTRTALVAAARTRLGEAVQAARDAVVAVTPAAPPVGPRDGEGEALHPQVDNPPSCTFVAALVSDGLAVVGNVGDSRAYWLPDEPDHPDAPRRPARQLSRDDSYAQEQMEAGVPREQAETGPGSHAITRWLGVDSPDDLTPHTGDLDLDHDGWLVVCSDGLWNYCSGAADLQALVHQTVTTLGAAGHHPLSLAGALTDWANARGGTDNITVALARIGPTSPAVPTDPPATDDTKDTP encoded by the coding sequence ATGAGCGCCCCCGCAGGCTCCACGGGCGCCTCGCCGACGTCCTCGGTGTCGCCGGTGTGCCAGTCGTGCGGCGCGCCCCACGAGCCGGGCGCGAGCTTCTGCGAGGGGTGCGGCGGCGCCCTCGGCCCGGTGCCCGTGGTGGCGTCGACGACCCCGACCGGTGATCCGGCGGCCGAGGACCGGACCGGGTGGGCGAGCGCCGACCCCGTGACGGCCGCGGACGGCGAGGAGTCGCCGCTCGACGTCGGCTGGACCGGCCCGGTCGCCCGAGTGACCACCGGTGTCCCCCCGTCGACGGGCCCGACGGCGCCGACCTCGGAAGGTGCCACCTGCCATGCCTGCGCGGTCGGTCACGTCGTCGACGGCTACTGCGACGTCTGCGGCAGCAAGGGCCGCGACCCGCGTGACCACTACGAGGAGGAGCCAGCCGCCTGGGTGGCCGGCGTGTGCGACATCGGGCGCCGTCACCGTCGCAACGAGGACGCGCTCGCCCTCCACGCCGAGGCCGCGCCCCGCTCCTTCGCGGTCCTCGTCGTGTGCGACGGGGTCAGCAACACCGTCGACTCGCACGTGGCGAGCCTCGCCGCCAGCCGCGCTGCCGCGCGGGTGCTGGAGCACCCGCTGCCCCGGGGGGTCGGCACCCGCACGGCGCTCGTCGCCGCGGCTCGCACCCGGCTCGGTGAGGCCGTGCAGGCGGCGCGGGACGCGGTCGTCGCCGTCACCCCTGCCGCCCCACCGGTCGGCCCGCGGGACGGCGAGGGCGAGGCGCTCCATCCGCAGGTCGACAACCCGCCGTCCTGCACCTTCGTCGCGGCACTCGTCAGTGACGGGCTGGCGGTCGTCGGCAACGTGGGCGACAGCCGCGCCTACTGGCTCCCCGACGAGCCAGACCACCCGGACGCCCCCCGGCGCCCGGCCCGTCAGCTGAGCCGCGACGACTCCTACGCGCAGGAGCAGATGGAGGCTGGGGTGCCCCGCGAGCAGGCCGAGACCGGCCCGGGCTCGCACGCCATCACCCGCTGGCTCGGGGTCGACTCCCCCGACGACCTCACCCCGCACACGGGCGACCTCGACCTCGACCACGACGGGTGGCTGGTCGTGTGCAGCGACGGGCTGTGGAACTACTGCTCCGGGGCCGCCGACCTGCAGGCGCTCGTCCACCAGACGGTGACCACCCTCGGAGCCGCCGGACACCACCCGCTCTCACTGGCCGGGGCCCTCACCGACTGGGCCAATGCGCGCGGGGGCACCGACAACATCACGGTCGCGCTGGCCCGCATCGGCCCGACCTCGCCCGCCGTCCCGACCGACCCACCTGCCACCGACGACACGAAGGACACCCCCTGA